The Pseudomonas cucumis sequence CAAGCCAGGTACAACAGGTAGGCGGCGCCGATGATCTTGATCGCGTAGAACAGCCATTCCGAGGTTTGCAGCACCACCGACAATCCGGCGGCGGCCAAGGCGATCATTCCGGCAAACGCCAGCAAGCGACCGACGCCGGCCACGCAGGCGCGACGATAGCCATAGCGAGTGGCGTTGCTGACCGACAATAGGTTGTTCGGGCCGGGGGCCATGTTCAGGGCGAAGCAGGCCGGCAGAAATAGCGAGAGGGTAGCGAGGTCCATAACGACGTCTCCAGTAACGAGAGCCGTATTTTTATCATGAGTGACGAGGGGCTTGACCCATACAGCGGTGGATGCTAATCGCCGTACACCTTGCGTTGGCTAATGGGTGTCCCCTAAAAAAACGGCCTTGGTTAAGGCCGTTTTTGAATACGAATGGCCGTTTTCGACCAACTAACATCAAAGAGGCGTCAATGGCTCGCCAACGGTAACGTCACCACGAACTCGCTTCCCTTGCCATTACCCTCGCTTTTGCCGGTCACGCTGCCACCGTGGGCTTGAACCAACTCACGCACTACCGTCAGACCTATGCCCAGGCCTGCGCCGTTGAAGCCGACCGCGTGAGCATCCTGGACAAAGGACTCGAAGATAAACGGCAGCGCCGTGGCAGAAATACCGATGCCGTTATCGCAAATACTCATTCGCAGCAGATCGGCTTCAGTGGTCACCGAAAGCGTGACCGTACCATCTACCTGTGTATATTTGGCCGCATTGCCCAGCAGATTGCCGAGGATCTGAGTGAGCCGCACTGGGTCACCGTTCACCACCAGCGCACCTTCGGGCAACTTGGCCGTGAAATGCAAATGGTGAGCCGCCATTACCGGGCTACACACATCGATGGCCTCCTGGATGATTTGCGCCATGTCCACGATGCGGCAATTGAGGTGAAACTTGCCGGTGCTGGCCCTGGACACATCGAGCAAGTCTTCCACCAATCGAGACATGTGCTGTACCTGACCTTCGATTAACCTCTGCATACGCGGCAGTTCTTCACTGGGCACTCGCACCAGGCGCCCGGCGATCATGCTGATGGGCGTCAGCGGGTTGCGCAGCTCGTGGGCTATCTGGGCGAGGGCGTTGCGTTGTTGCGTCAACGTTTGTTCGGCGGAGGCTTGCAAATGTTGCGCGCTAAGGGCGGCGATCACCAATTGCTCGTTGGCCTCGCGCATCTCTAGAAACAGGCGTTGTTCTTCCTGCGTGCGTTTTGGCTTTGCAGCATCGGACTGCGCCAAGAGGATCGCCAAGACTAATTGCTGATTGGCTTCGATCAGTTGCTCGATCTGCTGGTTATCGGCGAGCTGGGTGTTGGCATTACTCAGCTCCTTTTTCAGTGCCGACAACACCGCGCGCGCCTCGACGGTTTTTTGGCCGAGCAAGAACAGTTCGCGAGCGGCAGTGGCCTTCGCTTGCTCGTTCTTGCCATCGGCGTCATCCATTATTTTTGCTCATCCGTTGTCTTGTTGAAACGCTGCCGGGTTGGCCGCCCACCGAGTAAACCTTCCTGTTCCGGCAACATCTCGCCGATCTGTAAACCGTTGTCGTCGATGCGGTACAGGCGCAGTTCATCGGAGTGAGTGCTGGCCCGGACCTTGACCACGGCCATGATGCGCAACAAGCGACTCTGCACTTCAATATAGCGCTGAACGATGATTGCGTCGGTGAGAAACGCCGTACCGTAAGGGCTGAAACGCAGGTCGGTGTAGCGGTCTTCCAGCTCCGAGGTCATGAGTACACTGACTCCGGCGCTGGTCAGCGAAGTGACCATGCGCGACAGTGATTCGCGGAAGTCCTCGCGGAAGGTCGGCGCCAGCGCCAGTTCGAAGCCCGACAGTGAGTCGATCACTACGCGGGTGGCTTTCAGCCGGGTGATCTCGCTCAACAGCAACTGCACGATCTCGTCGATGGACAGGTCCGGAGCTCGGCTGTCCACCAGACCGACCTGTCCGCTCTGGATCAGATCCGCGAGGGTGGTGTTTTGAGAGTGATTGGGCCGTTGTTCGAACACCGCGATCACCCCGGTTTCGCCATTGCGCGCGCCCTCGGCCAGGAAGCTCGCCGCCAGAATGCTTTTGCCCGAGCCCGACGGCCCGGCTACCAGCAAGGAATAGCCCCGAGGCAGGCCGCCGCCGAGCATCTCGTCGAGCTGAGCAACGCCCATTTTCAGGCGCTTGATGGGGAACTCCAACGGCGCTTCAGCCGGGTTGGGTGCCGCTGGCGCAAAGACCTTGATCCCCGACGTCGCGATGCGGAAGGTATGCAGCCCTGGCAGTGTCGGCTGGCCACGCATCTTCATGATTTCCATCTTGCGCACCATGGAGTTGCGCTGAACGCTCTGGCGCAGCCAGATCAGGCCATCGGCCACGGTGAAAATCGGGTTGGTATCGGTTTCGGTGAAATACTCGCCGATCAGGAAAGTCGTCGCCTGCCAGGTGGTCATCAACATGCCCAGTTGCTGAACGAACTGTGGCAGGTTGTTGTTCGGGTTGTCCTGGGTCTGACTCGCCAGCACTACAGAACGAAAGGAGTCGACGAACACCAGCGCCGGAGAGTGCGCCTCGACCTCGCTGACGATGCGCCGCAACACTTCGTCCAGATTACCGGCCAGGGTGTCATCGGCCAGGTTGACGTAGCGAATCGACTGGTTAATCGCTTCGTTGTCGAAAAAGTCGAATTGCTGCTGATAACGCAGCATCTTCAGCGGCGGCTCGCCCAGTACGGTGAAGAACAGCGCCGGACGTTCGGGCGTCGCCAGGGCAAACATCATCTGGTGCGCGAGGGTGGTTTTGCCGCAACCTGGTGGGCCTGCGATCAGGTTGAACGAAAACTCCGGCAATCCTCCGCCCAGCACCTCGTCCAGTCCTGGCACACCGGTGGCCAGACGGTTGATAGTCACTTTGGTGCTCATGGCGAATTTTCCTGCGAAGGGGTGTCGCTCAAAGAAGGTTCCCACACACCACGAAGCAAACGTGCGGTGAGCGAGGGCCCGATCAGCGTGGTCAGCAGCTCGTAGAAGGTGGTCAGCAATACTTCACCGAAAAACAACGCATCGGCTTCGCTTTGTTCCACGAGTACGGACTTGAGGGCCGTCAGATCCAGGGAGGCCTGCACACTGTCATATGTGCCGGCCAGGCGAGGATGATTGGCGGCGCACAGATGAAGGCTGCGGCGATAAAGCGCGGCAACCCCTTGCTGGCCAATGATGGGCGTGAGGGCAGTGTCCATATTCTGCAATATTGAAGTGATCGCTTGTGCAGTTGTTGCAATGTCAGCGTTGGGGCCAACGCGGTGCGTCAGAGAAGCTAGGATCTGACGGCTCTCTTCGCTTAGCGTGGACATGGCTAACTGATATCTGATGGACAGGGCTTGATAGTACACCCTTGAGTGAACCTATCGAGGTTTTATCGGCTGCGGCAGTAGATTCAACCGGTCGTGAGCGGCCTGTCCTGAGCGGTTCAGGGGGCTTTGAAGATTGAAAGAAAAACAGGGGACAGACCACGATTGCTCGGCATTTGCCTTAAATCGTCGCCTGTCCCTTCTAATGTAGGATCAACTGGAAAGACGCGCTATTGGA is a genomic window containing:
- a CDS encoding sensor histidine kinase, coding for MDDADGKNEQAKATAARELFLLGQKTVEARAVLSALKKELSNANTQLADNQQIEQLIEANQQLVLAILLAQSDAAKPKRTQEEQRLFLEMREANEQLVIAALSAQHLQASAEQTLTQQRNALAQIAHELRNPLTPISMIAGRLVRVPSEELPRMQRLIEGQVQHMSRLVEDLLDVSRASTGKFHLNCRIVDMAQIIQEAIDVCSPVMAAHHLHFTAKLPEGALVVNGDPVRLTQILGNLLGNAAKYTQVDGTVTLSVTTEADLLRMSICDNGIGISATALPFIFESFVQDAHAVGFNGAGLGIGLTVVRELVQAHGGSVTGKSEGNGKGSEFVVTLPLASH
- a CDS encoding ATPase domain-containing protein produces the protein MSTKVTINRLATGVPGLDEVLGGGLPEFSFNLIAGPPGCGKTTLAHQMMFALATPERPALFFTVLGEPPLKMLRYQQQFDFFDNEAINQSIRYVNLADDTLAGNLDEVLRRIVSEVEAHSPALVFVDSFRSVVLASQTQDNPNNNLPQFVQQLGMLMTTWQATTFLIGEYFTETDTNPIFTVADGLIWLRQSVQRNSMVRKMEIMKMRGQPTLPGLHTFRIATSGIKVFAPAAPNPAEAPLEFPIKRLKMGVAQLDEMLGGGLPRGYSLLVAGPSGSGKSILAASFLAEGARNGETGVIAVFEQRPNHSQNTTLADLIQSGQVGLVDSRAPDLSIDEIVQLLLSEITRLKATRVVIDSLSGFELALAPTFREDFRESLSRMVTSLTSAGVSVLMTSELEDRYTDLRFSPYGTAFLTDAIIVQRYIEVQSRLLRIMAVVKVRASTHSDELRLYRIDDNGLQIGEMLPEQEGLLGGRPTRQRFNKTTDEQK